In Cicer arietinum cultivar CDC Frontier isolate Library 1 chromosome 7, Cicar.CDCFrontier_v2.0, whole genome shotgun sequence, a single window of DNA contains:
- the LOC101494424 gene encoding putative pentatricopeptide repeat-containing protein At5g59200, chloroplastic encodes MALREGLEVHCVVLKNGFCVNFYVGTSLVEMFVRSLVSWTAIVGFARCGDMSEARKLFDVMPDRDIVASNVMIDGYVKMGCMDLARDLFDKMKDKNVISWTSMVHGYCEDDDVVVGRFIFDCMPVKNVLSWNAMIRGYCENRRPHNALKLFWEMRGRLDVEMNKVTVVSVLPAVADLSSLDLGVWIHGFVQRNRLDEDVHVYALVDMYAKCGEIGKAKLLFEEMNEKDTSSWNALINGYGVNGCAKEALEVFAAMLREGFEPNEITMTSVLSACNHCGLVEEGRRCFKEMERFGIVPQIEHYGCMIDLLGRVGYLDEAENLIFCVVALSVASSV; translated from the coding sequence atggctttgagagaaggtttggaggttcattgtgttgttttgaaaaatgggttttgtgttaatttttatgttgggacttctttggttgaaatgtttgtgagaagtttggtttcttggactgctattgttgggtttgctaggtgtggggatatgagtgaggccaggaagctttttgatgttatgcctgatagagatattgttgcttctaatgttatgattgatgggtatgtgaaaatggggtgtatggatttggcgagggatttgtttgataagatgaaggataagaatgttatttcttggactagtatggttcatggttattgtgaggatgatgatgttgtggtGGGTAGGTTTATATTTGattgtatgcctgtcaagaatGTGCTTAGTTGGAATGCGATGATTAGGGGATATTGTGAGAATAGACGACCGCACAATGCATTGAAGTTGTTTTGGGAAATGAGGGGACGTTTGGATGTGGAAATGAATAAAGTGACGGTTGTGAGTGTTCTTCCTGCTGTTGCTGATTTGAGTTCTTTGGATTTGGGTGTTTGGATTCATGGGTTTGTGCAAAGGAACCgacttgatgaagatgttcatgtgtatgctttggttgatatgtatgcaaaatgtggggaaattggaaaagctaaattgctttttgaggagatgaatgaaaaagatacatcgtcgtggaatgctttgataaatggttatggtgtcaatggttgtgcgaaggaagcgttagaagtattcgcagcaatgttacgggaaggatttgaaccgaatgagataacaatgactagtgtgttatctgcttgcaaccattgtggtttggtagaggaaggaagaagatgcttcaaagaaatggagagatttggaattgtgcctcagattgagcattatggttgtatgattgaccttctaggaagggttggatacttggatgaggctgaaaatttgatcttctgtgttgtcgctctgtctgttgcttcttctgtttga